ATCCGCGACGCGCATTTCATGGTCGTCGGAACTCGTCCCGCTTATCGGAATCACGGACTCGGCAGTGCCGCGATCGGATGCGCGCGGCCGGCGAACACGGATCCGGCCAAGCCAGCGCGTCGGTCGATTCGGCGTGCGCGCAGGGAGCGCCGAGGATTTTAGAACGAGGCGGATTCAGCGGGAGCGAGCGTTATGTGCGGTGGGCGCTGAACGTCTGAGCTGGAACGTCCAGGAAGGGAACTCGCGGGAATCAGAACCTTCGAAGCTCCCTTCCCGGACACACGGAAGACAGTGGGCACGATGAAGGGCCGGTACCAGATGGAGCGGTACCGGCCCGTTCAACGTTCCGCGGGAGGACTTGAGTAGTCCGGGGCGAGGCGGCACCCGGGTGCAGGGTGGCCGACCTCGGTTGTTACGCTCAAACCGGGTAGATGTCGCCATGTGCGGCACGGACACGGCAGTGTCCGCCGGGCGAGAGTCCGGTTCGAGTGGTGGTGCTGTTGAGCGTGGGTGGTGCAGCTGAGCCGTAAAGGCTCAGGCGGTGGTACGCGTGCCGATGTGCGTACGGCGGCGCTTGAGCGCGCGTCGCTCGTCTTCGCTCATTCCGCCCCAGACGCCGGCGTCCTGGCCGCTGGCCAGAGCCCAGGCCAGGCAGTCGGAAGCTGCGGGGCAGCGGTGGCACACGGCCTTCGCCTCGGAGACCTGCAACAGAGCCGGACCGCTGGTTCCCACCGGGAAGAACAGCTCGGGGTCCTCGTCTCGGCAGGCCGCGTCGTGGCGCCAGTCCATGTTCGTGAGCTCCTTCACAGTGACGCGGGAGGGCCGCGCCACAGTAGTGGCGGTCGTGTTTTTGGGTGCTTGTGAATGCTTTCACGAAGCACCGCGTTCGACAAGGGTTTCGCCAAGATCGGTGAGTCAGCTCACCCGGCCGAGCTATGCCTCTGACCTGCGGTTTCATTCTGAAACGACCCGCTCGCCGGAAGGCTGATGCGGTGAACGGAGGGTTTGCGTCGCCGAGCGGCAAGCGACACTTTGCCGCGGGCGATCAGTGGTCGACTGGTCACACGACTACGGTGAGTGCATCCGGGACGCTCTGGAACTCGACCCGGGTGCGTTGCCCGACGAGGTCGCCGTCGACCTGGAAGTTGACCGGTTCAGCTGCGTCGATGCGGATCAGAGGCACATCGTCGCGACGGAGCAGACGCCGGCCATGCTGATCACTGTCGGTGAGGAGAGCTTGCCGTACATGCTTGAACACGGTGGGCAAGCGAAGACCGTTCAACGCGAACAGGCCCAATCCGGTCTCGAGCGAGCAGCCGGAGTTGAGATGGACCGGACGTTCCCCGAGGTAAGTCCACGGATCGGTGTTCGACACGAACGCCGTCACCGCCTGGGCCGGTTCCTCGCCCGGGATCCGCACGGTCAGCGCGGGCCGGCCCAGCGGGGGCCGGAAGTAGGAGCGCACCGCGGCGCGCAGATAGAGGCTGGCGCTGGTCTGTTTGCCTCGCCGCTTCGCGACCCGGCCGACGACGTCGGCGTCCCAGCCGAGCCCGGCGTTGAAGGTGAACCAGTGCCCGTCGGCCAGTCCGAGCCCGATCCGGCGGGTACGTTCGGTCTCGAGCGCGGTGAGCAGCTGGTGGGTCGCTTCGACCGGGTCGCCCGGCAGCCCGACCGCGCGCGCGAACACATTGGCGGATCCGCCAGGCACGACGCCCAGCATCGGGATCGAGCCGCAACTTCCCGGTGCGCCGTCGGAATCGGCGAGCAGACCGTTGACGACCTCGTTGACGGTGCCGTCGCCGCCGTGCGCCACGACTAGGTCGAAGCCGTCCCGCGCGGCGGAACGGGCCACCGCGAGCGCGTGGCCGCGGTAGTCGGTTTCGACGACGTCGAGCTTCACCTGGCTGGCCAGCGCGTGCGCCAGCACGTCCCGGCCACCCGCGGTGGTCGAGGTGGCCTGGGGGTTCACGACGAGGATGGCACGCACTACCGCAGAGTAAGTGGTTTTCGCCCGGCGGGCGTACCTCCTGCGCCACAAGGTGACGCGAAGCTCAGCGCGGTCCCTGGCCCGGTGACCTCGGCAACGACCTTGTCGACCTGTGCCGGGCGGCCCTCCTCTGCAGACGGCGAAACTCCGCTCGTCGTTGACAAGTGCACCCGGGCCGACCGCCCGCTCATCCACGACAAGGTCGATTTTCCCGGGCTCCGCCGCCGCGCGAAAACGGCCGACCGGGTGGCATACGATCGGTAGTGCTCACGCACGGTCACTCGCCCTGGTCGGGTGGCTGTGCTCCCGCAAAGCACCTGGATCCGCACCGCCACTTGCACCCGCATCACCGGAACCCGCACCGCACCTAAACCCGCACCCGCAGAACCTGAACCCGCACCGCATCTGAAGGGCCGCCTCCCGTGTCGCACCCCGAAACCCCGCCGCCCACTCCGATCGAGGTCCGCCTGGCCGGCGTCCTGACCGGCTTGCCCGGCGTGGGGCTGCTGGTCTTCGGCGTGGCGCTGCTGGTGCATGGGCTGTCGAACCCGCCGATTCCGGGCAACAACGTGTGGGCGGAGTTCGGTACCTACGCGGTGCTCGCGGTGGTCTTCCTGGCCGCGTCGGTGGGCCTGCTGCTGGGCCAGGTGTGGGCGCGCTCGCCGGGAGTGGTCGTCGCGCTGCTGCTGGTCGGCGTGGGCTGGTACTTGCTCGGCCCGTCCGGTCAGCCGCTGTGGGGCGTGCCGATCGGCCTGTGCGGCGTGGCTGCGCTGGTGCTGCTGTTCCGCCGCCCGGCGCGGGCCTGGGCTCTCGGGATGCACGAGGACGAGACCGAGGAAGAGGCCGCGGAGCGCGGCGGTCTCGCCGGCCGGCGCGCCGAGCGGGAGCGGCGCGAGCGCGACTGACCGCTGAGGTTCGCCCCCCGGTTGCCCCCGCCCCGACCGCCCCAATGCCACATTGGGTGCATCTAACGCACCGAATGCCACATTGGGTGCGTCGGATGCAGCGAATGCCACATTGGGGTGGCCGGGTGGGGTAGCTCCCGGGGCTCAGGCTTGCTTGGCGAGGGTTTTGAGCGGATCGTCGGTCAGCCGGTACACGGACCATTCGTCCTGCGGCAGCGCGCCGAGCGCCCGGTAGAACCCGACTGCCGGGTTCCAGTTCAGCACCGACCATTCCAGGCGGTGGTAGCCCTTGTCGACGCATTCCGCCGCCAGCGTCGCCAGCAAGACCTTGCCCAGGCCCGAGCCGCGCTGTTCCTCGCGGACGTACAGGTCCTCCAGGTAGATCCCGTGCGTTCCGCGCCAGGTCGAGAAGTTCAAGAACCACAAGGTGAATCCGGCGACCTGGCCGTCCACCTCGGCCACGTGGCCGAACAGTGCCGGGGCTTCGCCGAACAGCGCGGAGTGCAGCTGTTCGGTCGTCAGGTGGCATTCCTGCGGCGCGCGTTCGTATTCGGCCAGCGCGTAGACCAGCTCGACGACGGCTTCGACGTCGTCCGGCCGGATCCGCCGGACGCGGGGGTCGGTCACGTCATCCCTCCAACGCGGGCAGCAGGTTCAGGTGTTCGATCTGCGGTTCGCCGCGCTCGTCGCCGAGCACCGCGAGGCCGGCCGGGTCGAGTCCGAAGTGGACACCCGCGGTGCCGGGCAGGCCGAGCCAGCGCGCGACGAGCACACGGCTGAAATGCCCGTGTCCCACCAGGACCACGTCGCCGTTCTCGATCTCGCGGCGGGCTCGGTCGAGCACCTTGTCCGCGCGGGCCTGGACGTCCGCCACGCTTTCGCCGCCGGGGACCGGGCGGGTCCACACCGTCCAGTCCGGGACGGTTTCGCGGATGGTCGCGGTGGTGATGCCTTCGTAGTCGCCGTAGTCCCATTCGGCGAGTTCGTCGGCGACCTCGTCCACGCGCAGCCCGGCGAGTTCCGCCGTGCGCAGCGCTCGGGTGCGCGGGCTGGACAGCACCAGCCCGGGACCGCCGAGCAGGGTGCGCAGGGTGCCGCCCGCCGCGCGTGCCTGTTCCTCGCCGGCCGGGGTCAGCGGGATGTCGGTGCGTCCGGTGTGCCTGCCGTTCGACGACCATTCGGTCTGGCCGTGCCGGAGGAGAAAGAGCCGATGTGCCACGCGGCCGAATATAGCCGGGGCGGGTTTGCCCGGCAGGTCCGTCGTATGCTTGGCTACTCGTGAGTAACTTCACCTGGGAGGTGCTGATGGGTTCGCCCTCGACGTACGCGCTGTGGCGCAAGCTGGTCGCCAAACCCGGCGGCAAGCAGCTGTTTTCCGCCGCCATGTGCCTGCGGGTGCCCTACTTCGGCACCGTCTTGCCGAGTGTTCGCGAGCTGCGGCCCGGTCACTGCACGGTCGCCGCGCCGAAGTGGTGGGGTGTCCACAACCACATTCGCACCTTCCACGCGATCGCTGCCTGCAACCTGGCCGAAATCGCGATGGGAATGCTGGCCGAGGCCACTGTGCCGGACACGCACCGCTGGCTGCCCAAGGGCATGGAAGTGAGTTACGTCGCGAAGGCCGAGACCGGGCTGCGGGCGATCGCGGAACTGCCCGAGCTGCCCGAGTTCGGCGACGCCGGATTCGATCTTCCGGTTCCGGTGCGGATCGTGGACAAGGCCGGCACCGAAGTGGTGACCGCGACGATCACGGTGTGGGTCACCCCCCGGAAAGCGGCCTGACCGGCAAATCCGGCACCGCGAGCTGCCCCGGTCGGGTGAAACTTAACACCGTTTACTGGGCAAACGCGAATACTGTTCGCCTTGACCTTGTCAGGGCGCGCGGCACCGGGCCAGCATGCTCCGATGCCCCTCAACCGCCGCCGATTCCTCGGCCTCGCCGCGCTGAACTCCGCCGCGGCCCTCGGACTGACCAGCATTTCGACGGCGAGCGCCCGCGCTGCCACCTCGGTGCCCCTGCCCGACTTTTCGCCCGCGGTGGTGATCGGCACCGGGTACGGCGCGGCGGTCACCGCGCTGCGGCTCGGTGAGGCGGGAGTGCCCACGCTGATGCTCGAAATGGGCCAGTTGTGGAACGAGCCCGGCCCGGACGGCAAGGTCTTCTGCGACATGCTGAAGCCCGACCAGCGTTCGATGTGGTTCAAGAAGCGCACCGAGGCCCCGCTCGCGTCGTTCCTGTGGCTGGACATCGCCAACCACGACATCAACCGGTACGCGGGCGTGCTGGACCGGGTGAACTACGGCGACATGTCGGTGTACGTCGGCCGCGGCGTCGGCGGCGGCTCGCTCGTGAACGGCGCGATGGCGGTGCAGCCGAAGCGTTCGTACTTCGAAGAAATCCTGCCGCGGGTGGACGCCGACGAGATGTACGGCAAGTACTACCCGCGCGCCAACGCCGGCCTTGGCGTGAACCACATCGACCCGGAGTGGTTCGAGACCTGCAAGTCCTACCAGTTCGCCCGCGTCTCCCGGAAAGCCGCGCGGAAGGCCGGCCTGACCACCACTTTCGTGCCCAGTGTGTACGACTTCGAGTACCTGAAGAAGGAGGAAGCCGGCACCGTCGAGCGTTCCGCGCTCGCGTCCGAGGTGATCTACGGGAACAACCACGGCAAGCGTTCGCTGGACAAGAGCTACCTCGCCGCCGCGCTCGGCACCGGGCACGTCACCATCCAGACGCTGCACGAGGTCCGCGAGATCATCCAGCAGCCGGACGGCACTTACACGCTGGCCGTGCGCCAGTCCGACGCGCTGGGCAACGTGCTCGCGACCAAGCACGTGAACACCAAGCACCTGTTCCTCGGCGCGGGCAGCCTCGGCTCCACCGAGCTGCTGCTGCGCGCCCGCGAAACCGGCCGCCTGCCGAAGCTGAACGACGAGGTCGGCCAGGGCTGGGGCACCAACGGCAACGTGATGCTCGGCCGCGCCAACCACGTCTGGGACACCACCGGCAGCCTGCAGTCCGGGATGCCCGCACTGGGCATCGACGACTGGGACAACCCGACGAACCCGGTGTTCGCCGAGATCGCGCCGGTGCCCGCCGGGCTGGAGACCTGGGTGAGCCTGTACCTGGCGATCACGAAGAACCCGGAACGCGGCCACTTCACCTACGACGCCGCCTCGGATTCGGCGAAGCTGCAGTGGACCGCCGACCAGGGCCAGCCGTCGATCGACGCGGCGAAAGCGCTGTTCGACCGGATCAACAAGGCGAACGCCACGATCTACCGCTACGACCTTTTCGGCGACACCCGGCCGTTCGAGAACCGGTTCACCTACCACCCGCTCGGCGGTCTGGTGCTGGGCAAGGCGACTGACGACTACGGCCGGGTGAAGGGATATCAGAACCTGTACGTGACCGACGGCTCGCTGATCCCCGGCAGCACCGGCGTGAACCCGTTCGTGACGATCACCGCGCTGGCCGAGCGCAATGTCGAACGGGTCATCGCCGAGGACGGCGTGCGCGCTTAGCGGTGCGCCGAGCGCAGCTTTTCGTAGTGCGCCACGCAGTCCTCGTAACGCGGCAGCAGGCCCTGGTCGAGTGCTTCGGCCAGGGTCGGCGCCGCACTGTCCTTTTCGGACACGATCGGAGTCAGTCCGGCCGGCCAGGGCAGGTCGAGCGCCGGGTCGAGCGGGCTGATCCCGTGCTCGCCGCCGGGGTTGTAGGGCTCCGAGCAGAGATAGGCCATCGCGGTGTCGTCCTCCAGCGCGATGAAGGAGTGCCCGATCCCCTCGGCCACGTACACCGAGCGGAACCCGGCCGAATCGAGCCGCACCGCGTCCCATTCGCCGAAGGTCGGCGAGCCGACCCGCAGGTCCACGACTACGTCGAGCAGCGCGCCGGACGGGCAGTAGACGTACTTCGCCTGCCCGGGCGGGGTGTCCGCGAAGTGCACGCCGCGAATGGTGCCCGCGCGGGAAACGCTGTGGTTCGTCTGCGCGACGCGCATCGGGTGCCCGGTCGCCCGGACGAAGACCTCTTCCTGCAACGGCGCTACGAACAGCCCGCGCTCGTCCGGGAAGAGGCGCGGGACGAACTCGAACGTGTCGGCGACCTTGAGCGGGCGAAAGTCCATGAGGCTCACCTTATCGAGCAGATTTCCGGAGGTTCGCGGGAACTGCTTACGAAACCGGACGGACGTCTTGGGAATGGCGAATCTGTGACATGAGCCGCACCGAGGGGTCGGCGGCGGCAGGGGGCCTGTCATGATTGACAGACCGCAGCGTCCGCAGCCATCGCCACACCCCACGGATCGGATGGCCGCTGAGACGTTTCGCCGACAGGCCGGCGCTACCGCGCTGGGCTGCCGTACGGAGGACGAGTTCCCACCCGGGACGGGCACGCCTTCGCCCGTTGACCAGGTGGTCCCCCGCTCGCAGTCCCAGGAGTACCTTCGATGACCCAGACCCATCCGCCCGTTTCCGGCATCCCTACGACAGGAACACCGATGCCCCACCAGGCCAGCAGCGCAGCGGCCGTGACCGACGCCGAGATCTTCGCCGGGCACGAGGGCGGCAAGCTCTCGGTGGCCGCCACGCGGCCGATCTCCGACCCGCGCGACCTTTCGATCGCCTACACGCCCGGGGTGGCGAAGGTGAGCCGCGCGATCGCCGAGGACGCGGCCAAGGCGAAGCGCTACACCTGGGCGGACCGGCTGGTGGCAGTGGTCAGCGACGGCACCGCAGTCCTCGGGCTCGGGGACATCGGCGCGAGCGCTTCGCTGCCGGTCATGGAGGGCAAGTCGGTGCTCTTCAAGACCTTCGGCGGCCTGGACTCGATCCCGCTGGTGCTGGACACCACGGACGTGGACGAGATCGTCGAGACGCTGGTCCGGCTGCGCCCGTCGTTCGGCGCGGTGAACCTCGAAGACATCTCCGCGCCGCGCTGCTTCGAGCTGGAGGACAAGCTCAAGCAGGCGCTGGACTGCCCGGTCATGCACGACGACCAGCACGGCACCGCGATCGTCACGCTCGCCGCGCTGCGCGGCGCGAACCTGGTGCTGGACCGCGACATCGCCGGCGAGCGCGTGGTCGTGTCCGGGGCCGGCGCGGCGGGGGTGGCCTGCGCGAAGATCCTGCTCGCGGCGGGCGTCGCGGACGTGACGGTGCTCGACTCGCGCGGCATCGTGCACGCCGGACGCGAGGACCTGAACCCGATCAAGCGCCAGCTGGTGGAAACCACCAACAAGGCGGGCCTGACCGGCGGGCTGGCCGAAGCGCTGCGCGGCGCGGACGTGTTCCTCGGCCTGTCCGGCGCGACGATCGACCCCGACCTGCTGTCCACCATGGCCGACGACTCGATCGTGTTCGCGTTGTCCAACCCGGACCCGGAGGTCCACCCGGACGTCGCCGCCCGGCACGCGGCGATCGTCGCGACCGGCCGGAGCGACTTCCCGAACCAGATCAACAACGTGCTGGCGTTCCCCGGCGTGTTCCGCGGCGCGCTGGACGCGGGCGCGCGGGCGATCACGGAGAACATGAAGCTGGCGGCCGCGGACGCGATCGTCGCGGTGGCTTCGGACGACCTCGGGCGGGACCGGATCGTGCCGAGTCCGCTGGACCCGCGGGTCGCGCCGGAGGTGGCGGAGGCGGTGGCCAAGGCCGCGGTCTCGGACGGCGTCGTCGGCTGAGCAGCTGATCTTGGAAAGGCTCCCCGGCGCTCGGTGCCGGGGAGCCTTTCTGTACGCCACCCGTTGCCAACGTCAGTGAAAGGCCCCTTACCGGAATCCAAGTCCCTCAAGGGGCCCTTCACGGACAGCTCCACCTGCCCGTTCAGCCCGGCAGCAGCTCCGCCAGCCGGTGCCGTGGCACGTCGACCAGGCGCAGGTCCGCTAGCTCCGCCGGCACGTGCAACGCCGCGTTCCCCAGCCGGGCGTGCGCCCGGGTCAGCAGTTCCGACGGATGGTCCACCAGGTCCGCCACCACGATCGCGTGTCGGTTGTCCGGGTTGCTGCGCAGCAGCCGCAGGCGGTACTTGTCCGAAATGAGCCCGGTCAGCGCTGCCTGCGCGGCCGCGTCCGCGAGGTCCGGGTGGTTGTTCGGCACCAGCAGCGCGAGCCGACGGGCGTTCGTGCCCAGCAGAGTGCGCAGGAGCCACGGGCCGGGGTCGGCGGAGAGGTCCATGGCGATCGCGTCGCCTTCCGGGCCGGACGTCGCCCAGCCGACGGGGCGGGTTTCCAGTGCGAGGCCGCCCTCGGCGGCGATCTCCCGGACCGCGGCGAGCAGGCCCGGTTTCGTCCCGGCCGCTTCGACCGACTGCGGGCCATGCGTGTAAATCGCCGAACTTCCCTTGCGCGCGAACGACTTCTTCGCCTTGGCGGTCGGCTGGCAGACGTAGAGGTCCGCCGCGCTGCCGATCGCCTGAGCACCGGTGTAGCGGTTGAAGTCCGGGAGGATCGCTTCGAACGTCAGGCCCAAGGTGGCGAGCGAGCGCTGCACCTGCGCGCCCAAGGCCGGATGGCGCGGGCTGTAGCCGTATGCCAGCAGAATCCGGCCGTCGGTCGGTTCCCGCAGCGCTTGCACGGCGCGGGCGGCGAACAGGCCCATGCCTTCCGGCGTGTACGGCGGGTCGCTGAACACCAGATCCGCCTTGCCGAGCAGCGCGGGCGGCAGGCCGACGCGCAGATCGGCGTGTGCGGTGAAGATGTCGCGCTCGCCGGTGGTGTCCAGGTAGGACAGAACGCGCTCGTCGAGATCGACGACGGTCAGCTCGGCCTCCGGGCGGACCGCGCGCACGGCGAGCGACGTCAGATCGTGGTCGCCGAGGAACAACACCTTGCTGCGGCGGAGGTCGTAGCGCGAATTCAGCCACAACGCGCGGCGCAGCACGGTTTCCGCGGTCGCCTGCACGTGATCCAGTGCGGCGAGCGGCGGCGGGACCGCGGCGATCCGCTCGGCCAGCAGGGTGAGCAGCGCGGGGTGGGCGGCGACGGCCGCGTCGAGCGGGTCGGGAAGCTCCGGCAGTGCGTAGGAGGCGTAGGACTCGCGGGCGGCGGGGGCGATCCGCACGCCGGCGGCCGACCGTTCCAGGTCTGGTTCGAGTGCGGTCAGCAGGTCTTCGACGCTTCGTCGCGGAGCCGCGGTGAGCCGCACCAGGTCGGCCAGTTCGCAGGAACCGCTGCGGAGCAGGCCGAGCACGTCGTACAGCGGGCGGACGGCGGCGCCATGTGCGGCGAGGACGTCGTCTAGTGCGGTCACAGGGTCCGAGAGTAATGGCCACGCCGCGAGACAGGCTGCCAAGCCCGCGCGAGTCGGCTACCGTCGGACTTTGCACCGACGTGGGGAGAAGTCTGTGGCCATCGAATTCCGAGACGTCGTCAAACGCTATCCGGACGGCACCGTCGCGGTCGACGGCCTCTCGCTCACCGTGGAAGACGGCACCATCACCGTGTTCGTCGGTCCGTCCGGCTGCGGCAAGACGACGTCGCTGCGGATGATCAACCGGATGGTCGAGCCCACGTCCGGAGCGGTGCTGCTGGACGGCAAGGACGTCAGCGAGGGCGATCCGGCGGTGCTGCGCCGCGGCATCGGTTACGTGATCCAGCACGCCGGCCTGTTCCCGCACCGGACGGTGCTGGACAACGTCGCCACCGTGCCGCTGCTGTCTGGATGGGACAAGCGCAAGGCACGCGCCCGCGCGGGCGAGCTGCTCGAAACGGTCGGCCTGCCCGCCGAGCTCGGCAAGCGGTATCCGGCGCAGCTTTCCGGCGGCCAGCAGCAGCGGGTCGGCGTGGCCCGCGCGCTCGCCGCCGATTCGCCGGTGCTGCTGATGGACGAGCCGTTCTCCGCGGTCGACCCGGTGGTCCGGGAGGGTCTGCAGGACGAGCTGCTGCGGCTGCAGTCCCAGCTCGGCAAGACCATCGTGTTCGTCACGCACGACATCGACGAGGCGGTGCGGCTCGGCGACAAGGTCGCGGTGCTGCGCGTCGGCGGGAAACTGGCCCAGTACGGCACTCCGGCCGAGGTGCTGCGGCATCCGGTGGACGATTTCGTCGCGTCGTTCGTCGGCCGCGACCGCGGCTACCGCGGGCTTTCCTTCCTGCCCGCCAGCGGCGTCGAGGTCTCGCCCGCGAACACCGTCGAGCTGGGGAGCACAGTGGACGGTCCGTCGGCGGGCTGGCTGCTCGCGGTGAACGACGACAAACAGCCGCGCGGCTGGCTGCCGCCCGGCTCCAGAGTGGATGGTCCGCTAGCCGAAACAGATTTGGTGGCAGGCGGCTCCCTGTACGTGCAGGGCACGCCGATCCGCGGCGCGCTGGACGCGGCGTTGTCGTCACCGGCCAGTCTCGGCGTCGTGGTGGACGACGAGCTGCGAGTGCTCGGGACGGTGGTCGCGCACCAGGTGCTGGATGTGATCGAGGCTTCCCCGCAGGCGTCCTGATGGGCGGCTTCTTCGGTGAGCTCGGCCGGTACCTCTCCAGCGCGAACAACCGCGGCGAGATCCTCCGCGACCTGCTCGCCAACGTCTATCTGGCGCTGGTCCCGCTGGTCGCCGGCATCGCGGCGGCGATCCTGTTCGGCTGGCTCGGGCACCGCTGGCGGCCCGCCCGCAGCGTGCTGCTGGTGGTCGGGAACCTGCTGTACACGATCCCGTCGCTGGCGCTGTTCGTGGTGATCCCGGGCATCATCGGCACGAAGATCCTGGACAGCGTGAACGTGCTCGTCGCGCTCACGATCTACACCACCGCGCTGCTCGTGCGGCCGGTGCTGGACGCGCTGGAAGCGGTGCCGCCGCACATCGTCGCGGCCGCCACGGCGATCGGGTACCGCGAACCGCGCCGGTTCTTCACCGTCGAACTGCCGCTTTCGGTGCCGGTGCTGGCGGCCGGGGTGCGAGTGGCGTCGGTGAGCAACATCAGCCTGGTGAGCGTCGGCGCGCTGATCGGCACCGGCGCGCTCGGCGTGCTGTTCACCGACGGGTTCCAGCGGGAGTACTTCTCGCCGATCGTGGTCGGCATCGTGCTGACGATGCTGCTCGCGCTCGTCGTGGACCTGCTGCTGGTGCTGCTGCGCAATCTCCTGACGCCTTGGGAGCGAGCGGGCCGCGCGCCGGTCGAGGAGGGGGCCGGATGATCGGGGACGTTTTCGCCTGGTTCACCACGGCGGCGAACTGGGCGGGGCCGGACGGCATCGGGAACCGGCTCGCCCAGCACGTCGGCTACGTCGTGCTGGCGCTCGCCATCGCGCTGGTGATCGCGATCCCGATCGGACTGTTCGTCGGGCACACCGGGCGCGGCGGGATCGTGCTGGTCAGCGTGGGCAACGCGATTCGGGCGCTGCCGACGCTCGGGCTCGTCACGTTCCTGTTCCTGCTCTTCACCGAGAGCACGACGGCGACCGTCATCGGGCTGGTGGTGCTGGCGATCCCGCCGGTGCTGGCCGGGACCTACGCCGGGCTGCAAGCGGCCGAGCACGAGGTGATCGACGCCGCGCAGGGCATCGGGATGACCGGCTGGCAGCGCCTGTGGCAGGTGGAGGTGCCGATCGCGCTTCCGCTGGTGCTGGGCGGAATCCGCAACGCGGTACTGCAGCTGATCGCCACGGCCGCGGTGGCCGCGTATGTCGGATTGGGCGGCCTCGGCCGGTTCCTGCTCGACGGACTGGCCATTTTGGACTACACCGAGGTTGTCGCGGGTGCGATTCTGACCGCGCTGCTGGCGATCGTGGTCGACCTGCTGCTGGCCGCGGCGCAACGGGCGTTGGTGCCCAAGGGCGTCCGGCTGGCGGCGCAGGCCGCGTCCGGCCGGGCGGTGGCCGCGGGAGGAGCAGCGTGAAACGGTGGGGGATGCTGGTGGCGGGCCTGGCCCTGCTGACGACGGCGTGTGGGAATCCACTGGCCGGCGGCGGTGAGGGCGGCAGCGCCGGGGACATCATCATCGGCGCGTCCGATGTCGGCGAAAGCTCTTTGCTGGCCCAGATTTACGCGGGCGCACTGCGCGGCGCCGGCGCGCGCAACGTGACCGTGCGGCCGCCGGTCGGCAGCCGCGAGGTCGTGGTGAAAGCGTTGCAGGACAAGTCGTTGTCCGTGGTGCCGGACTACAGCGGCAACCTGCTGCGGTACTTCGACAAGAACACCTCGGCGACCACGCCGGAGGACGTGTACGCCCAGCTGAAGCAGAAGATCCCGGCCGGGTTCGAAGTGCTCGCCCAGTCGCCCGCGCAGGACAAGGACTTGCTGGTGGTGGGCAAGGCGCTCGCCGACTCCGGAGTGAAGACGTTCTCCGATCTGGGGCCGCGGTGCCAGGACCTGGTGATGGGCGGGCCGGGGCAGTGGAGCAGCCGGTGGAAGGACCGGATCAAGCAGCTGTACGGCTGCGAGTTCAAGGAAATCCGCACCACCGACACCGGCGGGCCGGTCACCGTCGCCGCGTTGAAATCGGGCGACGTGCAGGTGGCGGACCTGTTCAGCACCTCGGCGACGATCAAGTCCAACGGGTTCGTGCCGCTGGTGGACGACAAGTTCATGTTCCCCGCGCAGAACATCGTGCCGCTGGTCGCGAAGGGCACGTTGACCGAGGCCGAGACGGCCGCGCTGAACCGGGTTTCGGCGGCGCTGACGACTGACCAGCTGACCGAGCTGAACGTGCAGTACACCGACGAGAAGCGCAACGCGAAAGACATCGCGGAGGAGTTCTTGCGGCGCAACGGGTTGCAGGCGTAGCTCAGTCCAGCGCGTCGTACTCCTCAGGTGGCCGCGCGAGCTCCGGATGGTCGATCCAGTAGTAGCCGGGGTGGATCTGCAGCATCGCCCAATGCCAGGCTTCGTCGTGGAAG
This sequence is a window from Amycolatopsis benzoatilytica AK 16/65. Protein-coding genes within it:
- a CDS encoding ABC transporter permease; this encodes MGGFFGELGRYLSSANNRGEILRDLLANVYLALVPLVAGIAAAILFGWLGHRWRPARSVLLVVGNLLYTIPSLALFVVIPGIIGTKILDSVNVLVALTIYTTALLVRPVLDALEAVPPHIVAAATAIGYREPRRFFTVELPLSVPVLAAGVRVASVSNISLVSVGALIGTGALGVLFTDGFQREYFSPIVVGIVLTMLLALVVDLLLVLLRNLLTPWERAGRAPVEEGAG
- a CDS encoding ABC transporter ATP-binding protein; translated protein: MAIEFRDVVKRYPDGTVAVDGLSLTVEDGTITVFVGPSGCGKTTSLRMINRMVEPTSGAVLLDGKDVSEGDPAVLRRGIGYVIQHAGLFPHRTVLDNVATVPLLSGWDKRKARARAGELLETVGLPAELGKRYPAQLSGGQQQRVGVARALAADSPVLLMDEPFSAVDPVVREGLQDELLRLQSQLGKTIVFVTHDIDEAVRLGDKVAVLRVGGKLAQYGTPAEVLRHPVDDFVASFVGRDRGYRGLSFLPASGVEVSPANTVELGSTVDGPSAGWLLAVNDDKQPRGWLPPGSRVDGPLAETDLVAGGSLYVQGTPIRGALDAALSSPASLGVVVDDELRVLGTVVAHQVLDVIEASPQAS
- a CDS encoding ABC transporter permease, coding for MIGDVFAWFTTAANWAGPDGIGNRLAQHVGYVVLALAIALVIAIPIGLFVGHTGRGGIVLVSVGNAIRALPTLGLVTFLFLLFTESTTATVIGLVVLAIPPVLAGTYAGLQAAEHEVIDAAQGIGMTGWQRLWQVEVPIALPLVLGGIRNAVLQLIATAAVAAYVGLGGLGRFLLDGLAILDYTEVVAGAILTALLAIVVDLLLAAAQRALVPKGVRLAAQAASGRAVAAGGAA
- a CDS encoding NAD(P)-dependent malic enzyme; the encoded protein is MPHQASSAAAVTDAEIFAGHEGGKLSVAATRPISDPRDLSIAYTPGVAKVSRAIAEDAAKAKRYTWADRLVAVVSDGTAVLGLGDIGASASLPVMEGKSVLFKTFGGLDSIPLVLDTTDVDEIVETLVRLRPSFGAVNLEDISAPRCFELEDKLKQALDCPVMHDDQHGTAIVTLAALRGANLVLDRDIAGERVVVSGAGAAGVACAKILLAAGVADVTVLDSRGIVHAGREDLNPIKRQLVETTNKAGLTGGLAEALRGADVFLGLSGATIDPDLLSTMADDSIVFALSNPDPEVHPDVAARHAAIVATGRSDFPNQINNVLAFPGVFRGALDAGARAITENMKLAAADAIVAVASDDLGRDRIVPSPLDPRVAPEVAEAVAKAAVSDGVVG
- a CDS encoding bis-aminopropyl spermidine synthase family protein, translating into MTALDDVLAAHGAAVRPLYDVLGLLRSGSCELADLVRLTAAPRRSVEDLLTALEPDLERSAAGVRIAPAARESYASYALPELPDPLDAAVAAHPALLTLLAERIAAVPPPLAALDHVQATAETVLRRALWLNSRYDLRRSKVLFLGDHDLTSLAVRAVRPEAELTVVDLDERVLSYLDTTGERDIFTAHADLRVGLPPALLGKADLVFSDPPYTPEGMGLFAARAVQALREPTDGRILLAYGYSPRHPALGAQVQRSLATLGLTFEAILPDFNRYTGAQAIGSAADLYVCQPTAKAKKSFARKGSSAIYTHGPQSVEAAGTKPGLLAAVREIAAEGGLALETRPVGWATSGPEGDAIAMDLSADPGPWLLRTLLGTNARRLALLVPNNHPDLADAAAQAALTGLISDKYRLRLLRSNPDNRHAIVVADLVDHPSELLTRAHARLGNAALHVPAELADLRLVDVPRHRLAELLPG
- a CDS encoding ABC transporter substrate-binding protein; this translates as MLVAGLALLTTACGNPLAGGGEGGSAGDIIIGASDVGESSLLAQIYAGALRGAGARNVTVRPPVGSREVVVKALQDKSLSVVPDYSGNLLRYFDKNTSATTPEDVYAQLKQKIPAGFEVLAQSPAQDKDLLVVGKALADSGVKTFSDLGPRCQDLVMGGPGQWSSRWKDRIKQLYGCEFKEIRTTDTGGPVTVAALKSGDVQVADLFSTSATIKSNGFVPLVDDKFMFPAQNIVPLVAKGTLTEAETAALNRVSAALTTDQLTELNVQYTDEKRNAKDIAEEFLRRNGLQA